From one Staphylococcus kloosii genomic stretch:
- a CDS encoding diacylglycerol kinase family protein, translating into MGRFKHAFAGLLTLLKKDHNFFIHIICALLVIVLSFIFRLSAIEWIIIIIAIGIVLISEAINTAIEFVVDLVTDSYATYAKYAKDIAAFAVLIASIVALLLGLIIFIPHIINLIQ; encoded by the coding sequence ATGGGCAGATTTAAACATGCATTTGCAGGTTTGTTAACTCTGTTAAAAAAGGATCATAATTTTTTCATTCATATAATTTGTGCATTGCTAGTTATTGTCTTAAGTTTTATCTTTCGACTTTCAGCAATAGAATGGATAATTATTATTATAGCTATTGGCATAGTATTAATAAGTGAAGCTATAAATACTGCAATAGAATTTGTTGTAGACTTAGTAACAGATTCTTATGCGACATACGCAAAATATGCAAAAGATATTGCTGCTTTTGCCGTGTTAATTGCTTCAATAGTAGCGCTACTGCTTGGTTTAATAATTTTCATCCCTCATATTATAAATTTAATACAGTAA
- a CDS encoding PhoH family protein, which yields MPGIIYIDDINEAQALIGNNDEHLEAIEEGFDVVVHARGQEIAVKGNVLEHVEQAESVLINLLKVIQQGINISLKDVESAIKMAHNNTIDQLIDLYEDEITKDAFGKSIRAKTMGQRLYINAMNRNDLVFGIGPAGTGKTFLAVVYAAKQLRKGNVKRIVLTRPAVEAGESLGFLPGDLKEKVDPYLRPLYDGLNTVLGREQSARFIERGIIEIAPLAYMRGRTLDDAFVILDEAQNTTHAQMKMFLTRLGFGSKMVVTGDPTQVDLPPGVKTGLKEATTKLNDVKGISILKLDASDVVRHPLVNKIIDKYEGDE from the coding sequence ATGCCTGGAATTATTTATATTGACGATATCAATGAAGCTCAAGCCCTCATCGGAAATAACGATGAACATTTGGAAGCTATTGAAGAAGGATTTGATGTCGTCGTACATGCTCGCGGTCAAGAAATTGCTGTTAAAGGAAATGTATTGGAGCATGTAGAACAAGCTGAATCAGTATTAATTAATTTATTGAAAGTGATTCAACAAGGCATTAATATATCTCTTAAAGATGTTGAGTCAGCTATAAAAATGGCTCATAATAACACAATTGATCAATTAATAGATTTATATGAAGATGAAATCACTAAAGACGCATTCGGTAAGTCTATTCGAGCAAAAACGATGGGACAAAGACTTTACATTAATGCAATGAATAGAAATGATTTAGTCTTTGGTATTGGACCAGCAGGAACTGGTAAAACATTTTTAGCAGTAGTTTATGCAGCAAAACAATTGCGTAAAGGAAATGTTAAACGAATCGTTTTAACAAGACCTGCCGTTGAAGCTGGTGAATCTCTTGGTTTCTTACCAGGTGACTTAAAAGAAAAGGTCGATCCATATTTAAGACCACTATATGACGGTTTGAATACAGTTTTAGGGAGAGAACAATCTGCACGCTTTATTGAACGTGGCATTATTGAAATTGCACCTTTAGCGTATATGCGTGGTAGAACGTTAGACGATGCCTTTGTCATTTTAGACGAAGCACAAAATACCACTCATGCCCAAATGAAAATGTTTTTAACTAGATTAGGGTTTGGTTCAAAGATGGTTGTTACCGGAGATCCAACACAAGTTGATTTACCTCCCGGCGTTAAAACTGGATTAAAAGAAGCGACTACAAAATTAAATGACGTAAAAGGTATCAGTATATTAAAACTTGATGCTAGCGATGTTGTACGCCACCCATTAGTCAATAAAATTATAGACAAATATGAAGGAGATGAATAG
- the ybeY gene encoding rRNA maturation RNase YbeY: MFTIDFSDHTSEVNDAWFTQIDELLTFAKEQENINDEAELSVTFVDKNEIQDINKMYRDKDKVTDVISFAFEEEDAEIVGADIPRVLGDIIICTDVAKEQAEQYGHSFGRELGFLALHGFLHLLGYDHIEQDDEKVMFGRQDEILNAYGLTRDK; this comes from the coding sequence TTGTTTACTATAGATTTTAGCGATCACACTTCAGAAGTTAATGATGCATGGTTTACGCAAATTGATGAGCTATTAACTTTTGCTAAAGAACAAGAAAATATTAATGATGAAGCTGAATTATCAGTGACCTTTGTCGATAAAAATGAAATTCAAGATATTAATAAAATGTATCGTGACAAAGACAAAGTAACCGACGTTATTTCTTTTGCATTTGAAGAAGAGGATGCCGAAATTGTTGGTGCAGATATTCCTAGAGTACTGGGTGATATTATTATTTGCACTGATGTAGCTAAAGAACAAGCCGAACAATATGGACATTCATTTGGGAGAGAACTTGGCTTTTTAGCATTACATGGATTTTTACATTTATTAGGATATGACCATATCGAACAAGATGATGAGAAAGTCATGTTTGGTAGACAAGATGAAATCTTAAATGCTTATGGTTTAACAAGAGATAAGTGA